In a genomic window of Erigeron canadensis isolate Cc75 chromosome 5, C_canadensis_v1, whole genome shotgun sequence:
- the LOC122599160 gene encoding pyruvate, phosphate dikinase, chloroplastic has translation MSSIFVRGMVLKSADEGYSSAGLKQKWIGETDDLHGLNHKKQHTFIRWIRRGRLSAVRRTELRAVLNPVSESPPIATTKKRVFTFGKGRSEGNKSMKSLLGGKGANLAEMASIGLSVPPGLTISTEACNEYQQNGKKLPPGLWDEILEGLQYVQKEMGASLGDPAKPLLLSVRSGAAISMPGMMDTVLNLGLNDEVVAGLAGKSGARFAYDSYRRFLDMFGNVVMDIPHALFEEKLGELKAERGVQLDTDLTAADLKDLVEQYKNVYVEYKGEKFPTDPKKQLQLAVNAVFDSWDSPRANKYRTINQITGLKGTAVNIQCMVFGNMGDTSGTGVLFTRNPSTGEKKLYGEFLINAQGEDVVAGIRTPQDILTMKNCMPEAYAELVENCEILERHYKDMMDIEFTVQENRLWMLQCRSGKRTGKGAVRMAVEMVNENLIDTRTAIMRVEPQHLDQLLHPQFEDPAAYKKQVVATGLPASPGAAVGQVVFSAEDAETWHAQGKSAILVRTETSPEDVGGMHAAAGILTARGGMTSHAAVVARGWGKCCVSGCADIRVNDDMKVLLIGDQVIREGEWISLNGSTGEVILGKQPLAPPAMSSDLATFMAWADQVRRLKVMANADTPNDALTARNNGAQGIGLCRTEHMFFASDERIKAVRKMIMAVTLEQRKAALDLLLPYQRSDFEGIFRAMDGLPVTIRLLDPPLHEFLPEGDLEHIVSELTSDTGMTEDEIYSRIEKLSEVNPMLGFRGCRLGISYPELTEMQVRAIFQAAVSMSNQGVAVFPEIMVPLVGTPQELGHQIGLIRGVATKVFAEMGSSLKYKVGTMIEIPRAALIADEIAKEAEFFSFGTNDLTQMTFGYSRDDVGKFLPVYLSQGILQHDPFEVLDQKGVGQLIKMATEKGRAANPSLKVGICGEHGGEPSSVAFFHGAGLDYVSCSPFRVPIARLAAAQVAV, from the exons atgagttcgATATTTGTGAGAGGTATGGTACTAAAATCGGCTGATGAGGGTTACTCATCAGCCGGATTAAAACAAAAGTGGATTGGTGAAACGGATGATCTACATGGATTGAATCATAAGAAACAACATACTTTTATTCGTTGGATTCGTCGTGGGAGATTGAGTGCAGTTCGTAGAACAGAGTTGCGAGCGGTTCTTAATCCTGTGTCCGAGTCTCCGCCCATAGCTACAACTAAAAAG AGAGTTTTCACTTTTGGTAAAGGAAGGAGTGAAGGCAACAAGAGTATGAAATCCTTG TTGGGAGGAAAAGGAGCAAATCTTGCAGAAATGGCAAGCATAGGTCTATCAGTTCCGCCAGGGCTCACTATTTCGACTGAAGCATGTAATGAATACCAGCAAAATGGCAAAAAACTTCCTCCGGGTTTATGGGATGAGATTTTGGAGGGCTTGCAGTATGTCCAGAAAGAAATGGGTGCATCTCTTGGTGACCCTGCCAAGCCTCTCCTCCTTTCTGTCCGCTCTGGTGCTGCA ATATCCATGCCTGGTATGATGGACACGGTACTGAATCTTGGACTTAACGATGAGGTTGTAGCTGGTTTAGCTGGTAAAAGTGGAGCACGGTTTGCGTATGATTCGTATAGAAGGTTTCTAGACATGTTTGGCAATGTT GTGATGGATATTCCACATGCGTTATTTGAGGAAAAGTTAGGAGAGTTGAAAGCTGAAAGAGGAGTTCAGCTTGACACCGATCTCACTGCAGCTGATCTCAAAGATCTTGTTGAGCAATACAAGAATGTGTATGTTGAATATAAAGGTGAAAAGTTTCCTACAG ATCCAAAGAAACAGCTACAGCTAGCTGTGAATGCAGTTTTTGATTCTTGGGACAGCCCAAGGGCCAATAAGTACAGGACAATTAACCAGATAACCGGGCTGAAGGGCACTGCAGTTAACATTCAATGCATGGTGTTTGGCAACATGGGGGACACTTCAGGAACTGGGGTTCTCTTCACTAGGAACCCAAGCACCGGTGAGAAGAAGCTATATGGGGAGTTTTTAATCAATGCTCAG GGGGAGGATGTTGTTGCTGGTATCAGAACACCACAAGATATTCTCACCATGAAGAATTGCATGCCAGAAGCATACGCAGAGCTCGTTGAGAACTGTGAGATCTTAGAGCGACACTACAAAGATATGATG GATATTGAGTTCACAGTTCAAGAAAACAGACTTTGGATGTTGCAATGTCGATCAGGAAAGCGTACTGGTAAAGGTGCAGTGAGAATGGCGGTAGAAATGGTGAACGAAAATCTAATTGATACTCGAACAGCAATTATGAGGGTCGAGCCTCAACATCTAGATCAGCTTCTTCATCCACAA TTTGAGGATCCAGCTGCTTACAAAAAGCAAGTGGTAGCAACTGGTTTGCCAGCATCCCCTGGAGCAGCTGTGGGGCAAGTTGTGTTTAGTGCCGAGGATGCTGAAACATGGCATGCCCAAGGAAAGAGTGCCATCTTG GTAAGGACAGAAACGAGCCCTGAAGATGTTGGTGGTATGCATGCGGCGGCTGGAATTTTAACAGCTAGAGGAGGAATGACATCACACGCAGCTGTGGTGGCTCGTGGCTGGGGGAAATGTTGTGTTTCTGGTTGTGCGGATATCCGTGTGAATGATGATATGAAG GTTCTTTTGATAGGTGATCAGGTAATTAGAGAAGGTGAATGGATTTCACTCAATGGCTCCACTGGTGAAGTTATATTGGGTAAACAGCCACTGGCTCCACCCGCTATGAGCAGTGATTTGGCAACATTCATGGCATGGGCTGATCAAGTGAGACGTCTCAAG GTTATGGCGAATGCCGACACACCTAATGATGCCTTAACAGCCAGAAATAATGGTGCTCAAGGGATCGGACTTTGTAGAACCGAGCACATG TTCTTTGCTTCTGATGAGAGGATAAAAGCTGTAAGGAAGATGATCATGGCCGTCACTCTCGAGCAGAGAAAAGCAGCTCTCGACCTCTTACTTCCTTACCAAAGATCCGATTTTGAAGGCATTTTCCGAGCAATGGATG GACTACCAGTGACTATCCGGCTTTTAGACCCTCCACTCCATGAATTTCTACCCGAAGGTGATCTAGAACATATCGTGAGTGAACTTACTTCAGATACAGGCATGACCGAGGATGAAATTTATTCTAGGATTGAAAAGTTATCCGAAGTGAATCCAATGCTTGGTTTTCGAGGCTGCAG GCTTGGAATATCATATCCTGAGCTTACAGAGATGCAGGTTCGTGCAATCTTTCAAGCTGCAGTGTCTATGAGCAACCAGGGTGTAGCGGTTTTCCCAGAGATCATGGTTCCGTTAGTCGGAACACCTCAG GAATTAGGCCATCAAATTGGTTTAATCCGTGGTGTAGCAACGAAGGTTTTTGCTGAAATGGGGTCATCATTAAAGTATAAAGTTGGCACCATGATTGAGATTCCTAGAGCTGCTCTAATCGCCGATGAg ATTGCAAAAGAAGCTGAGTTCTTTTCCTTTGGAACCAATGATCTCACTCAAATGACATTCGGGTATAGTAGAGATGATGTTGGCAAGTTTCTTCCGGTTTATCTTTCACAAGGCATTCTACAACATGATCCCTTCGAG GTTCTTGATCAAAAAGGCGTGGGTCAATTGATCAAAATGGCCACAGAAAAGGGTCGTGCTGCGAATCCTAGCTTAAAG GTTGGGATATGTGGAGAGCACGGTGGAGAACCTTCTTCCGTTGCATTTTTTCACGGGGCTGGACTAGATTATGTCTCTTGCTCTCCATTTAG GGTCCCTATAGCAAGGCTGGCAGCTGCGCAAGTCGCTGTTTAG
- the LOC122601675 gene encoding uncharacterized protein LOC122601675, protein MIKRFKKKGQVTIRGQNISQAAAERIRVASFNVAMFSLAPAVGRSDGNWVDGVRGHENGGPKSILKNSPLHSSMIVNENLAKRVSINLPENEISMAQNHRILRSPICFPLIGWMEEGSRSILDVLREVDADVLALQDVKAEEEKEMKPLSDLAFALGMNFAFAESWAPEYGNAILSKWPIKRSKVQKIYDEQDFRNVLKATIEVPRMGEINFYCTQLDHLDENWRMKQINAIIKSSDHPHVLAGGINSLSESDYSFDRWTNIVKYYEELGKPTPRTDVMSFLHENKYIDAKHFAGDCEPAVIISKGQSVQGTCKYGTRVDYILTSKGLQYQFVPGSYSVVSSKGTSDHHIVKVDLVKLEDGHHDTKRRKKMTQNVIKLAYDGACCRYT, encoded by the exons ATgataaaaagattcaagaaaaagGGGCAAGTCACGATTCGTGGTCAAAATATCAGCCAAGCTGCGGCAGAACGCATTCGGGTTGCTTCTTTTAATGTTGCTATGTTCTCCCTTGCCCCTGCAGTTGGTAGATCAGATGGAAATTGGGTTGATGGTGTTCGTGGACATGAAAATGGTGGACCAAAGAGCATATTGAAGAATTCTCCACTGCATTCGAGCATGATTGTTAATGAAAATCTTGCTAAGAGAGTGTCGATAAATCTTCCAGAAAATGAAATATCTATGGCCCAGAATCATCGGATCCTGAGAAGCCCGATTTGCTTCCCGTTAATTGGGTGGATGGAGGAAGGGAGTAGAAGCATTCTTGATGTACTAAGAGAAGTTGATGCTGATGTATTGGCTTTGCAGGATGTGAAGgctgaagaagaaaaagaaatgaaaccGTTATCAGATCTGGCTTTCGCTCTGGGGATGAATTTCGCGTTTGCAGAAAGCTGGGCTCCCGAGTATGGGAACGCCATTCTGTCAAAATGGCCGATCAAGAGATCAAAGgttcaaaaaatatatgacGAGCAAGATTTCAG GAACGTGCTTAAAGCCACAATTGAAGTCCCACGGATGGGTGAAATCAACTTTTACTGCACACAACTTGATCACCTCGACGAGAATTGGAGGATGAAACAGATCAATGCTATCATCAAATCAAGCGATCACCCCCATGTTTTGGCAGGTGGCATCAATTCACTTAGCGAGTCAGACTACTCATTTGATAGGTGGACAAACATCGTTAAG TATTATGAAGAGTTGGGGAAACCGACACCAAGAACAGACGTCATGAGttttctacacgaaaacaaGTACATCGATGCAAAACATTTTGCGGGCGACTGTGAACCAGCTGTGATCATCAGTAAAGGCCAAA GTGTACAAGGCACATGCAAGTACGGTACACGAGTAGATTATATTTTGACATCTAAGGGGCTGCAATATCAATTTGTGCCTGGATCTTACTCGGTAGTATCCTCCAAAGGCACATCTGATCACCATATCGTTAAGGTCGATTTAGTAAAACTCGAGGATGGTCACCATGACACAAAGCGAAGAAAGAAGATGACACAAAACGTTATCAAATTAGCATATGACGGTGCGTGCTGCAGATATACATAA
- the LOC122601676 gene encoding uncharacterized protein LOC122601676: protein MGTEVLRPQEYCFGNVAPVIVLKKGDSYRTTVCNNNGYQKPQPQRLLPEKMGSTSGREGKLKLHCENVDDSYAGSAFFHSPSPRSLPLPSFFNKKQESMATGECHDGFDDSATKHLCSLLRLGDTGNTNSINGGVRLHEILRIM from the exons ATGGGTACGGAGGTGTTGCGCCCACAAGAATATTGCTTCGGTAATGTTGCTCCGGTGATTGTTCTAAAGAAAGGGGACTCATATCGTACAACGGTATGCAACAACAATGGTTATCAAAAACCACAACCCCAGAGACTATTACCGGAGAAGATGGGTTCAACATCCGGAAGAGAAGGAAAGCTGAAACTGCATTGTGAAAATGTTGATGATTCGTATGCAGGGTCGGCCTTCTTTCATTCTCCCTCACCCAGGTCTTTACCTCTCCCTTCATTCTTCAACAAGAAACAAGAATCCATGGCTACAGGGGAATGTCATGACGGTTTTGATGATTCCGCCACCAAACATCTGTGTAGCCTGCTTCGACTTGG AGATACTGGGAATACAAATAGTATTAATGGAGGAGTTAGATTACATGAAATTTTGAGGATCATGTAA
- the LOC122599404 gene encoding probable prolyl 4-hydroxylase 4 isoform X2 — protein sequence MTNISNFHLLLLLISFLLSVSQSLSSSIINPSKVKQVSWKPRAFVYEGFLTDEECDHLISLAKAELKRSSVADNLSGESKLSEVRTSSGMFIAKNKDPIVAGIEDKLATWTFLPKENGEDIQVLRYEHGQKYDPHFDYFTDPVNVARGGHRIATVLMYLSNVEKGGETVFPSAEASRHQKTSKADDDLSECAKKGIAVKPKKGDALLFFSLYPTAIPDAMSLHGGCPVLQGEKWSATKWIHVDAFDKIIDKGGDCKDMNENCERWAALGECNKNKEYMVGTSELPGYCRRSCKLC from the exons ATGACTAATATTTCTAATTTtcatctattattattactcatttcatttttattatctGTTTCTCAATCTTTAAGTTCATCCATCATCAACCCATCTAAAGTCAAACAAGTTTCTTGGAAACCCAG AGCATTTGTGTATGAAGGATTTCTTACTGATGAAGAATGTGATCACCTGATTTCCCTT GCTAAAGCTGAGCTGAAGAGATCTTCGGTTGCGGATAATCTTTCTGGTGAGAGTAAGCTTAGTGAGGTTCGGACGAGTTCTGGGATGTTTATTGCAAAGAACAAG GATCCAATCGTTGCTGGCATAGAAGATAAACTTGCAACTTGGACCTTCTTACCAAAAG aGAATGGAGAGGACATTCAAGTACTGAGATATGAGCATGGTCAAAAATATGACCCTCACTTCGATTACTTCACCGACCCCGTCAATGTTGCACGTGGTGGACATCGAATAGCAACTGTGCTGATGTATCTCAGCAACGTTGAAAAAGGTGGTGAGACAGTTTTCCCATCAGCAGAG GCTTCGCGTCATCAGAAGACATCAAAAGCAGATGATGATTTATCTGAATGTGCGAAGAAAGGAATTGCAG TAAAACCAAAAAAAGGAGATGCGCTGCTCTTCTTCAGCCTGTACCCGACAGCAATCCCGGATGCAATGAGTCTTCACGGTGGTTGCCCTGTACTGCAAGGGGAAAAATGGTCAGCAACTAAATGGATCCACGTTGACGCATTTGACAAGATTATTGATAAAGGTGGGGATTGCAAAGACATGAACGAAAATTGTGAGAGATGGGCAGCATTGGGAGAGTGCAATAAGAACAAAGAGTATATGGTCGGAACTTCTGAACTTCCTGGTTACTGTCGCAGGAGCTGCAAGCTTTGTTAA
- the LOC122599404 gene encoding probable prolyl 4-hydroxylase 4 isoform X1 has translation MTNISNFHLLLLLISFLLSVSQSLSSSIINPSKVKQVSWKPRAFVYEGFLTDEECDHLISLAKAELKRSSVADNLSGESKLSEVRTSSGMFIAKNKDPIVAGIEDKLATWTFLPKENGEDIQVLRYEHGQKYDPHFDYFTDPVNVARGGHRIATVLMYLSNVEKGGETVFPSAEKASRHQKTSKADDDLSECAKKGIAVKPKKGDALLFFSLYPTAIPDAMSLHGGCPVLQGEKWSATKWIHVDAFDKIIDKGGDCKDMNENCERWAALGECNKNKEYMVGTSELPGYCRRSCKLC, from the exons ATGACTAATATTTCTAATTTtcatctattattattactcatttcatttttattatctGTTTCTCAATCTTTAAGTTCATCCATCATCAACCCATCTAAAGTCAAACAAGTTTCTTGGAAACCCAG AGCATTTGTGTATGAAGGATTTCTTACTGATGAAGAATGTGATCACCTGATTTCCCTT GCTAAAGCTGAGCTGAAGAGATCTTCGGTTGCGGATAATCTTTCTGGTGAGAGTAAGCTTAGTGAGGTTCGGACGAGTTCTGGGATGTTTATTGCAAAGAACAAG GATCCAATCGTTGCTGGCATAGAAGATAAACTTGCAACTTGGACCTTCTTACCAAAAG aGAATGGAGAGGACATTCAAGTACTGAGATATGAGCATGGTCAAAAATATGACCCTCACTTCGATTACTTCACCGACCCCGTCAATGTTGCACGTGGTGGACATCGAATAGCAACTGTGCTGATGTATCTCAGCAACGTTGAAAAAGGTGGTGAGACAGTTTTCCCATCAGCAGAG AAGGCTTCGCGTCATCAGAAGACATCAAAAGCAGATGATGATTTATCTGAATGTGCGAAGAAAGGAATTGCAG TAAAACCAAAAAAAGGAGATGCGCTGCTCTTCTTCAGCCTGTACCCGACAGCAATCCCGGATGCAATGAGTCTTCACGGTGGTTGCCCTGTACTGCAAGGGGAAAAATGGTCAGCAACTAAATGGATCCACGTTGACGCATTTGACAAGATTATTGATAAAGGTGGGGATTGCAAAGACATGAACGAAAATTGTGAGAGATGGGCAGCATTGGGAGAGTGCAATAAGAACAAAGAGTATATGGTCGGAACTTCTGAACTTCCTGGTTACTGTCGCAGGAGCTGCAAGCTTTGTTAA